One window of Thermus albus genomic DNA carries:
- the upp gene encoding uracil phosphoribosyltransferase produces MRITLVDHPLVQHKLAHLRDGRTGAKDFRELAEEVSLLMAYEAMRDLELTETEVETPVAPARVKVLSGKKLALVAILRAGLVMVEGILKLVPHARVGHIGLYRDPESLKPVQYYAKLPPDIHERRVFLLDPMLATGGSASRALSLLKEKGATGIKLMCLIAAPEGLERIAQDHPDTEVVVAAIDQRLNDHGYIVPGLGDAGDRIYGTK; encoded by the coding sequence ATGAGGATCACCCTGGTGGACCACCCCCTGGTCCAGCACAAGCTGGCCCACCTTCGCGACGGGCGCACGGGCGCCAAGGACTTCCGCGAACTGGCCGAGGAGGTATCCCTCCTCATGGCCTACGAGGCCATGAGGGACCTGGAACTCACGGAGACAGAGGTGGAAACCCCCGTGGCCCCCGCCCGGGTCAAGGTGCTTTCCGGGAAGAAGCTGGCCCTGGTGGCCATCCTGCGGGCTGGTTTGGTCATGGTGGAGGGCATCCTCAAGCTGGTGCCCCATGCCCGCGTGGGGCACATCGGCCTCTACCGGGACCCCGAGTCTCTCAAACCTGTTCAGTACTACGCCAAGCTTCCCCCCGACATCCACGAGCGCCGGGTCTTCCTCCTGGATCCCATGCTGGCCACGGGAGGTAGCGCCAGCCGGGCCCTCTCCCTCCTTAAGGAAAAGGGGGCCACGGGGATCAAGCTCATGTGCCTTATCGCCGCCCCCGAGGGCCTGGAGCGCATCGCCCAGGACCACCCGGACACCGAAGTGGTGGTGGCCGCCATAGACCAACGCCTGAACGACCACGGCTACATCGTCCCCGGCCTGGGGGATGCCGGGGACCGGATCTACGGGACCAAATGA
- a CDS encoding aminoglycoside phosphotransferase family protein: protein MVLSALKGLLPAHLLSRLTPLGGFEARVYTDGDQVYKVYRPKEAHLAALEARRMARAGLGSFVLGVAQVAGHGVLITRRFPGEPFTPKSFTPKALAALSHLFLSLHRLPEPGYVERQELLERLELFAESLHEIPEARSLIQTLKREVGMAAGVERRFCHRDAWAGNLLLKVPEGPFQEGPEVLLVDWVRSGGDDPARDLALLKTGSLDLLGEEAARKVLFRLARFYPREVRERLAFYVPLTYLHDLHWFRSKRPEGFLEALAEKLPRALGFFQDCFPPRKRAC, encoded by the coding sequence GTGGTACTTTCCGCCCTGAAGGGCCTCCTTCCCGCCCATCTCCTCTCCCGCCTCACCCCTCTGGGCGGCTTTGAAGCCCGGGTGTACACGGATGGAGACCAGGTCTACAAGGTATACCGCCCAAAGGAAGCCCATCTGGCGGCCCTCGAGGCTAGGAGGATGGCCCGGGCAGGCCTGGGGAGCTTTGTGCTGGGAGTGGCCCAGGTGGCAGGGCACGGGGTCCTCATCACCCGCCGCTTCCCGGGAGAGCCCTTTACCCCCAAGTCCTTTACCCCCAAAGCCCTGGCCGCCCTTTCCCACCTCTTCCTCTCCCTCCACCGCCTGCCCGAGCCCGGCTACGTGGAGCGCCAGGAGCTTCTGGAACGGCTTGAGCTATTCGCCGAAAGCCTCCACGAGATACCCGAAGCCCGCTCCCTGATCCAAACCCTAAAGCGGGAAGTGGGCATGGCGGCAGGCGTGGAGCGTCGTTTTTGCCACCGGGATGCCTGGGCGGGAAACCTCCTCCTCAAGGTGCCGGAGGGCCCTTTCCAGGAAGGCCCCGAGGTGCTCCTGGTGGACTGGGTCCGCTCCGGCGGCGACGATCCCGCCCGGGACCTGGCCCTCCTGAAGACGGGAAGCCTAGACCTTTTGGGAGAGGAAGCCGCCCGGAAAGTCCTCTTCCGCCTGGCGCGCTTCTACCCAAGGGAGGTACGGGAGCGACTGGCCTTTTACGTGCCTCTCACCTACCTCCACGACCTCCATTGGTTCCGCAGCAAAAGGCCCGAGGGGTTCCTGGAGGCCCTGGCAGAAAAGCTCCCCCGGGCCCTGGGCTTCTTCCAGGACTGCTTTCCCCCAAGAAAGCGGGCATGTTAG
- a CDS encoding radical SAM protein, with protein MELLRPEATVLSLGDRVLSFDREGRPYHYFRQGLTYKRALDGSLHLRYREEARKRRRLGEGEALEVYAEILELAEAHLQDPGRRAEVLRWTPEALLDPTPYRRAYVWPVSILPPDAYLSVVLQATTGCTWNRCAFCSFYQDRPFQKRSPKAFREHVERVLELLGKGRLLRKGVFLGDGNALALGEPLLPLLEEVRRVFPQEAILGFLDLFTGIRKEPSWWEKLKALGLGRVYVGLETGHAPLLALLNKPGHPREALSLVRSLKEAGLSLGVILLVGAGGVAYAEAHRRESLALLAQLPLGKEDVVYLSPFQVEPGTPYAALGLEPLPQVEAELAAWASALRRMGLRVARYDIREFLY; from the coding sequence GTGGAGCTTTTGCGCCCGGAGGCCACGGTGCTCTCCTTGGGGGATCGGGTCCTCTCCTTTGACCGGGAGGGGCGGCCCTACCACTACTTTCGCCAGGGACTCACCTACAAGCGGGCCTTGGATGGGAGCCTGCACCTCCGTTACCGGGAGGAAGCGAGGAAAAGGCGCCGCTTGGGGGAAGGGGAGGCCCTGGAGGTCTACGCGGAGATCCTGGAGCTGGCGGAGGCCCACCTCCAAGACCCCGGGCGCCGGGCCGAGGTCCTCCGTTGGACCCCCGAGGCGCTTCTGGACCCCACCCCCTACCGGAGGGCCTACGTCTGGCCCGTGAGCATCCTTCCTCCCGATGCCTACCTCTCCGTGGTCCTCCAGGCCACCACGGGATGCACCTGGAACCGGTGCGCCTTCTGCTCCTTTTACCAGGACCGCCCCTTTCAAAAACGAAGCCCGAAGGCCTTCCGGGAGCATGTGGAGCGGGTGTTGGAGCTACTGGGAAAAGGAAGGCTTTTGCGGAAGGGGGTTTTCCTGGGGGATGGCAATGCCCTGGCCTTAGGCGAGCCCCTTCTTCCCCTTCTGGAAGAGGTGCGCCGGGTCTTTCCCCAGGAGGCCATCTTGGGTTTCCTGGACCTTTTCACCGGGATCAGGAAGGAACCCTCTTGGTGGGAAAAGCTAAAGGCCTTGGGGCTGGGGCGGGTGTACGTGGGTCTGGAGACGGGACACGCCCCCCTCTTGGCCCTCCTCAACAAGCCCGGGCACCCGAGAGAAGCCCTGTCCCTGGTGCGAAGCCTCAAGGAGGCCGGGCTTTCCCTGGGGGTGATCCTCCTGGTGGGGGCAGGGGGCGTGGCCTATGCCGAGGCCCACCGCCGGGAAAGCCTGGCCCTTTTGGCCCAGCTTCCCTTGGGGAAGGAGGACGTGGTCTACCTATCCCCTTTCCAGGTAGAGCCGGGTACCCCTTATGCCGCCTTGGGTTTGGAGCCCCTTCCTCAGGTGGAGGCGGAGCTGGCCGCTTGGGCCTCAGCCTTGCGCCGGATGGGGCTAAGGGTGGCCCGGTACGACATCCGGGAGTTCCTCTACTAG
- a CDS encoding NADH-quinone oxidoreductase subunit 15, which produces MSAAHERELYEAWVELLSWMREYAKEKGVRFEKEADFPDFIYRMERPYGLPTTIMTASLSDALGEPFLLADVSPRHAQLKRIGIRLPRAHIHLHAHYEPGKGLVTGKIPLTKERFFALADRAREALAFA; this is translated from the coding sequence ATGAGCGCCGCGCACGAACGGGAACTCTACGAGGCCTGGGTGGAGCTCCTCTCCTGGATGCGGGAATATGCCAAGGAGAAGGGGGTTCGGTTCGAGAAGGAGGCGGACTTCCCCGACTTCATCTACCGCATGGAGCGCCCCTACGGCCTCCCCACCACCATCATGACCGCTTCCCTTTCCGACGCCCTGGGCGAGCCCTTCCTCCTGGCGGATGTCTCCCCCCGGCATGCCCAGCTGAAGCGCATCGGCATCCGGCTTCCCCGGGCCCATATCCACCTGCACGCCCACTATGAGCCCGGGAAAGGGTTGGTGACGGGAAAGATTCCCCTCACCAAGGAGCGGTTCTTCGCCCTGGCGGACCGGGCGCGGGAAGCCTTGGCCTTCGCCTAG
- the hemW gene encoding radical SAM family heme chaperone HemW, translating into MSSLYVHVPFCPTLCPYCDFHVVRRGPGWVEAYLKRLQEEAEELYQAHPQPLQTLYLGGGTPSFLRDRELVALFQALPWKWQPGAEVTLEANPGTLNQERLRLLRDLGVNRLSLGVQSFQDGVLRFLGRAHGRKGALRAVEMALEGGFRVSLDLILGLPMQEVEKDLKEATRLGVGHVSAYTLQVEKGTPFALLGLKEDPEREAWAMEKAEAILEEAGLRRYEVSNFARPGEEARHNLVYWRAGFWLALGPGATGQYPGQDLNAYAFRRTHPPLPRWLSGEPPKEEAISPLEHAKESLMLGLRLKEGVDVEALERRTGLSLWPGLEAAIQELVQEGHLQVEGFRLIPTRQGLFLLHQTVLRLWQALEG; encoded by the coding sequence ATGTCTAGCCTCTACGTCCACGTTCCCTTCTGCCCCACCCTTTGCCCCTATTGCGACTTCCACGTGGTGCGCCGGGGCCCAGGGTGGGTGGAGGCCTATTTGAAGCGCCTCCAGGAGGAAGCCGAAGAGCTGTACCAGGCGCATCCCCAACCCCTCCAAACCCTCTACCTGGGCGGGGGCACCCCGAGCTTTCTCCGGGACCGGGAACTGGTGGCCCTCTTCCAGGCCCTTCCCTGGAAGTGGCAGCCGGGCGCCGAGGTGACCCTCGAGGCCAACCCCGGAACCCTGAATCAAGAGAGGCTTCGCCTGTTAAGGGACCTCGGGGTAAACCGCCTCTCCTTAGGGGTGCAGAGTTTCCAGGATGGGGTGCTGCGGTTCCTGGGAAGGGCCCATGGGCGAAAAGGGGCCCTTAGGGCCGTGGAGATGGCCTTGGAAGGGGGCTTTAGGGTCTCCTTGGACCTCATCCTGGGCCTCCCCATGCAGGAGGTGGAGAAGGACCTCAAGGAGGCCACCCGCCTTGGGGTAGGCCACGTGTCCGCCTACACCCTTCAGGTGGAAAAAGGCACCCCCTTCGCCCTCCTGGGCCTGAAGGAGGATCCGGAAAGGGAAGCCTGGGCCATGGAGAAGGCGGAGGCCATCCTGGAAGAGGCCGGGCTTCGGCGCTACGAGGTCTCCAACTTCGCCAGACCCGGGGAGGAGGCCCGGCACAACCTGGTCTACTGGCGCGCGGGGTTTTGGCTGGCCTTGGGACCCGGCGCCACGGGCCAGTACCCAGGGCAAGACCTAAACGCCTATGCCTTCCGCCGCACCCACCCTCCCCTTCCCCGCTGGCTTTCGGGAGAGCCCCCCAAGGAAGAGGCCATCTCCCCCCTAGAGCACGCCAAGGAAAGCCTGATGCTGGGCCTACGCCTTAAGGAAGGGGTGGACGTGGAGGCCTTGGAGAGGAGAACCGGTCTTTCCCTCTGGCCAGGATTGGAGGCTGCCATCCAGGAACTGGTCCAGGAGGGCCACTTGCAGGTGGAGGGCTTCCGCCTCATTCCCACCCGCCAGGGCCTCTTCCTCCTACATCAGACGGTGCTTAGGCTATGGCAGGCCCTCGAGGGCTAG